From Ananas comosus cultivar F153 linkage group 2, ASM154086v1, whole genome shotgun sequence:
TGTTCTCGGACCGTTGGGGTAGCTACTTCACGTGAAGAGCTACCTCCGCTCCAAAATTTCTCTTTTGCCACTGTGGGTGAGATATTTCCGGAATAGTACTTATCAGCCGTCGTGctcttaatttattttcgataatgaaattttcgaatccaTAGTCTAtctatattaagaaaaatattaattagttgattgtaattatttttactatttatcgTTGTATATCTTTTCTATAAATAGGAGATGGCATAGGTTAATTATAGGACGAGATTAGCATAATTATAGGTTGAGATTGATTCTTATTCTTGTATATATCATGCACTTTTCTAATGAAATAAACACAATACTGTAAACCATTATCTTCTTCCATTTTACAATCTAgtatatttaaagtatctaaaaaaataatttttacaattaattGATTCTGATTGtcaaatttgattatatttgaaaaaaatgtaattGTAAATATAATGTGAATgcaaatgaatatttataacaccatagttattttatatttttgatgtCTTAGTTATGCAATTTGTATATAAATTCTGTTCCTATTAGAAACATTTTAAATTGTACTGATTGTGACACCTTGAACGTATAGGAAAAATTCTATTCGTTCGGTTGGCGCGCCAGAATCCGACCAAAGTGACAATGTCGGGGCGtgtttcgatatcatttaccttgtGGTTCAAAGGACTCAAAATTAAcggttgaaattaaaaatttcacaaaagattatgatgtagtactaaaattttcaatcagagatattaatcttcttgtagatagtataaaaaaaattttatcaaaattttatctgatttgaatattctacaccgttaaacttacaaacggcaCACTTCAatcgttaaaaattattcattttgaatctttcgaacgttagatcaagtttaacgaaatcgatcgttgattcaaaaatttcatcatcgaaaacggttaATTTTCtagattaattttaaatctCGATTTcgataaataattaaattcggTAGCCTCTCAAGGATTGGTCGCTGAAGGTGCCACGTCCTACGTGCCAAGTGTGTGGGGGAAATTGAGAAATGCCTAACCCCTCTTTCCACCTACTTAATTTGCTAGGATTTTAGTCCCCCTTTTAtctccaaacaaaaatttttggGGATGGtgtttgttaaccccacccttAACGGATTATCCttaacaaaccccacccccCTTAGAATTGAGGTGGAATTAAGTTAATCCCATcgcaatttaatttttaatataaatttataattataattataattataatttttaaatcttacaaatttataatttgtaatcttaaaattaatattaatatttttaaattttaaattttatttttaatcgcttaaattttaaagttgacattttgtatttgaaatttaaaaatgtataatttgcaatatttatattaatatttattgtttaaaattttaaattttaaaattttaattttaaagtattatttataattatttaaattttaaatttaatattttatattagaaattttaaaaatttataatttgtaatcttaaaatatatatatttatattcttaaattttaaattttaaaatttaagttgttatttttaattatttaaattttatattttatattttatatttgaaattttaaaaatttataatttgtaatctttaaaatatatatttatattcttaaattttcaattttcaattttaaattgttatttttaattatttaaactttaaatttggtattttatatgtgaaattttatatttgttagatttgattaaaatttataactttaaatttttaaatttgagatttaaaaatatagattttaattttgaatttttaattttaaaagttatctatttaaattttaaattttaaatataaaataaaaaattagaattcaaatataataattggggcaatatcattattttctattcataactATCCATTACCCTACTTATTCCACTTACttcaaccaaatactattttgcttatatatggactaaacccaattctcaatcaaacacaaaattactctaacccaccttaaccctgaacttaaccctattcctgaaataactagttcttatttaatcccgaaccaaacgaagcgaTAGAGATCACCTCGCAGCGGTGGCGGAAGAAATAACCAAGAACACAATGAGTGTGTGGATGGAAAGCGTTGACCAACAATTCCAAAAGCACATTCGGATAAGAATGACGCACTTATCGCATTTAAGGACTCAGTTACAGTGGTAACGGGCTTCGACCTGACTCAATCCATCTGGACGTTCGGTCTATTATTTTGGAGTCTCTTACCAATAGGTCTCTTGTGGACCATAAttccactcaacttattagacTCATCCAGCTTGACTTATTAATCTTCTGAGTTTATTGTAACATGACAGAAAATTAGACTTTTTTTGCCCCAACAATAaatgagtaatgcttctatacttttttttttttgttaccgttcattcacgcgtattcaatggctcagatttaatttttttaaaattgtgacctgcaatagcaggtcactttgggagaggtaccggttaccaggtacctcaaaaaaggatatttttgtcttttaatacatgggcaatttagttattttacatctactatatttttaaaatttttattttttctttgtttcatttttctctctctatctttcctttcataatttggcttTCATATAAGGAAAagttcaaatgatttgacaatatgatcattgaatttaaactttaaatagtaatatgaaattcctctaatttaaatttcacttttaaatttaaaatttaatattatattcaaatttatattttaaaaatttaagtttcatataaatactttgaaatatggtaaacagaaataattgtttgaattctagtcttctggtttaggtttggttttgggtttcgaaaaattggtcagttttgaatttggatatggatttttgaaatccgtcgagttcggaaataagttttgtgattgttagtcagattcgaattcaaattcctaactattttttttctcaccaataattctaatctttttaatttatatgtttaaaattatatttaaaatatttattagctctaacagttaaattattattctgtttaaaatatttattatctttaccggttccaaattgttcttaatgttattcggttcaataggttaaaatcagattcttgatagaataggtcaaagtctgatcagtcaaatcaatcggttcaatctagtttttaaatcattgaatttaaaatttaaatagtaatatgaaattcctctagagaaatctagttgtagaaatcttactctctaagttttttatacattacgttttaaactggtgcgaataCACTGTATTTgaaatcttggtagaaatttagtttttaaatagtaatatgaaattcctctaatttaaatttcacttttaaattttaagtatttaatttttaaaatttaaattcatcgcatttagaaataaaactatttctaaaatttctataatttaaattaatgcataatttgagaaacattaaaacatttaaagtagattcctaaattaatgcctaataattgcataaatttggttaatcaattaattttgtaaattagtgctaattaatgcataaatttaggacctcaattaattaaaagtttctttaaatattatattatttaattaccaaattaaccttgaataaaataatccttttacctgctaagtattaaagttacatttttaccctctattaatcaacggttaagatttttttttatttttttttttaaaaaagtaccgaatcatttctcataGCCAACAGAGTGTGCTGTGAATGGGAGGAATTTGCAAACACTAGGTGCGTCAGCGGTCGAAAGAATGCAACTCCACATGCAGCTCCAAGGCCTCTACAACCCCTTGATCTCTTTCTACAACTACATTAATCCTTTACTGTGGCAGCAGCAGCTTCCTTCACTGGAAGGAGTCTTAGAATCCAATGAACAAAATGTTTTGGAACACAAACATGACATACCATGTAGCACTGTTGGTGCAACTATGCAAGAGAAAATGGATAGCTCGGAATCAGGTTTTCCTTCACCATCGGTGCGGAGAACTCGAGCCCAAACTTGAGCTCCACGGCCGTGCCGCTTCAGACGGAGCTTCACGAGTTGCTCTTCAGCAAGAATAGCGGTTGCTTTGAAGCGCAAGGGGAGCATCGGTCGATCGGACCAGAGTGGTTTAAAGCGATGGTCAGCGGAGAAGATGAGATTACGAGTTGGTGGGCCGTGAACAGCTTCGACGATGTATCGCCATTGGCTTCGAATTCTTGGGGTTCTGCTTTGGCTCACCATCCCGAAACCATGTTTCATAACTATGTATTCGGGCAAGATCGATCTATATATAGGCGTTGATCGACAAAGTtgagaattttgattttgatgatGTGCAAGTTATTCAATGCGTGAAGTTTGAGTCGAAAAACATATGTTGTTTATATGTGAATTATAGTACTATAATGTATTAATCCAgctttaatttggattattcttgatctccctctccttccaTGAGgtgtttctttcttcttcttcttctttttttccccctctcttgTGCAATTGAACATTCTCTATGGaattaatatttagtttttaaattaatagtAGTAAGTTAATTATGAGATCCACTGTGGCTAGTTTCTTCTTAATTGTTGTTCTTTTGTAATGAGATACAATTTGGTTTTGTATATAAATCAATTAGCTCATATGCACAAACTTTTGGGCTCCATTTTGGGCCCTTTCGTCTTGTAGATTTCAAATGGGCTCAAATTAGCCCAAGACCATGTctacatattcaaaatttattgaGTCTATAATAATTAGGTACCAATGTACGGAGACCTCGGACCTTCTCAACTCTTTGACTTTTTGGAATTGAgtaattttagtcaaaaaaaaaaaaagaaaagaaaaagaaaaagaaaacaaacaaaaaaagaagaagaagaagaagaagaagaagaagaagagattttagcaaaatatagtaatgtttattattaatatcATACGTAGTACGTAGTAACGGGATAAGCCATGCATGCATGGTATATATAAGCTTTCACCCTAATCCTAACCACAAACAAGCTTCAACAATTTCTTAAGATTCTCCGACGAACTCCCTCCGACCCCCGTCGCCGCCGCGGCCTTAGCCTTGATCTCCCGGGCCCGCTCCCTcatcctcctcccctcctcccccctcAAAACCACGTCCAGCGCCCCCGCCACCACCTCCTCGGCAGCAATGCCGCCGCGCAGCGCGACTCCGATCCCCCACACGCTCTCCACCGCCCTCGCGTTCATCCGCTGGTCCCCGAAGATGGGCCGGCACACCATTGGCACCCCCGCAGCGACGCTCTCGAGCACCGAGTTCCACCCGCAGTGGCTCACGAATGCTCCGACCACCGCGTGCCCCAGCACTGCCTTCTGCGGGGCCCAGCTCACCACCAGCCCGGTCCCGTTTGCCCGCACCCGGTCCGAAAACCCGGGAGGCAGAAGCTCTTGCGCGCTCTCCTTCAGTGACCACACAAACGGAGCTCGGCTCAATTCTAGACCTTTGGCAAGGGCGGCGAGCTCTGCGGGCGGAGGCATCGCGACAGTACCGAAGCCGACgtaggcggcggaggcgggagGGTGTTGGTCGAGCCAGGAGAGGCAGTTGCTCGGGTCGGGATCGGCGAGAGGGTGCGGGGGATCAGCGAGGAGGTGGAGGGGGCCGACGGGGAGGTAGTGATCAAATTCGGAGGCGAAAGCAGCGTCGGCGGTCGGATCGAAGCCAAGGAACGTGTTGAGGACGAGGGCGGCAGCAGTGggcgggcggcggaggaggcgatcGGCCATGCAGCTGAGGATGACAGCGATTGGGTCGTCAAGGGGGCCGAAGATGATCCCTTCGGGGAGGTCGCGCACGCGGTGGTGGCCGGAAAGGCCCGGGACGAAGTCGAGAGGGTCGTCGCCGTGATCTTCCATTGCTAAGGAAATCAATGGAACAGTATCACTGACTAGCTAGTAAAAATTGTAACTCAAAAGcctaaagtaaaaataaaataaaataaaataaaatatcatttcttatcaatttcattatttttttttaaaacagtgataaagttaaaattaaagggtactaaaatgaatatttgataaatctagatgggtatctgaagttttttatatataattaatgaaatattaatgaaaaagctatcgaaaagataaaaatgaaaccacagggggccaaattgatacattttaaaccacaggggggcaaagtgagaaactacgaaaccagggggagtttttgaagtttttccaaaaataaataaaaactaataaacaaatttataatCTAACACGGTACACTCCTAAATTTATTTAAGGGCTCCTATCATTTACttatcatataatttttattttattaaaaatttaaaataattttatgagtcTTAAAATGCTTTGGATGTAAATTTATACCTCTATATCGATGACACTtagtatctttttttctttttttttttttccatattttagTTTCTAAGAACAGACTAAAATGTAGAATtaatattattgattttttttagagtTGTACTGTCTTGTACACCCCTTTGGGTTGAGAATGTAGGGTATACACCTACCCTACCCCAGAGGATGTACAACGGGGTAAGTTTTGGTTCGGAAACAAGGGAGGAATAAgccattattttttcttttgttttcaaaCGCCGTATTTGGTATCCGAAAACAGTAATTCTTGAATTTTTAGAATAAGACGATATAAGGCTAGAATTGTTGTTACACATTTTTCGTAGAACAAACTTGTTTCCAGGTGAGAATAAGGTTAATCAAAAGTATAAAAAtgattttaattatggtattaaataattaatttaatataattaatatatttaaatcattatttattgcttaaataataaaataatatatttatttattatttataattattaattaaattattattatttataattattgataatttcctaatttatttatttattaatttataattaattaattattatttaatttattaatttataattaactaatttatcattaatttattcttaattaattaatttattcttaattgATAATTGGTATAGGTGTCACAGGATCGTAAAATTAGGTTGACACCTGGTAAAGTCAAGATTTCTTGACGAAGCCCTCAATTTTGTGGCCATGGCTCTATCGTAAATTCTTCTCGCTCAAAACCATCGGCTTAGTCCTACTATTGAAGGTTTCAGCAACGTGGGAGTTCATCTCAGAAGGCCCGCATTAACACCAAATAGAGCTACGACAACAAGCTAAtacacaaaaaagagaaaacggAGGACAAGGGAAATGCGGGACTATCTCACTCAAAATTACTCACACAAAACAACAATACCTATTCATCCTACTGAGCCAAATTCCATATACCAACTAAGATGCGAACACTAGCCCAGATTGCAAACATAATTCCAAATGATACGAGCTCCTAAAATGAggaaaataaagtataaaataaaatatcctcATTTTCTAAGCAATATTTTCTGGACTATGAGACACCAAACCAGGAAGAACTTAATATCAAACAAAAACTCATAGTAAAGGTCATTTCTTACCTTCCTTTCGTGGAAACTATCATATGAGCTGGGTTGAATAAAAAGTCAAATAACTTTTCAGCAAGTTCTTTAGCCCTGACGAAGATAGATCCTTTACAAGATGAGTATGATAAGAGACCAGGGTAGAGGATGACTTGTGAAGGTACGTGTACTTCTTTGCTGATNgtatttttcaatattaaaatttaaaaaatatatatatttaaaaataaaaaattataatttttgaataaaaataaaaataacactgTGCGACGGATTGAAATTTCTTAAGGACGCCTCATCGTGAGCTCCTCATCAAAAAGTCTTTTCCTATTTGATTGTTCTTTGATAGCTTACGTCTTTGcaacaaaagaataaataataaatgggAGATTAATTGCTTCATGTAATTTAAGATGGTAAGTACCGAGCTAGTGAGTACGTACCTTGGGGTCCTAAGCCGAACGTGCTGCGAAGGAGATCTCCGCGGAGGTGCGTGGCGAGGCTGTGGGGCCCGCCGGTCCAGAGCGGGACCCACGGCGCcccgatctcctccgccgcgtccCCCGCCGCCCACACGAACGCGTCGCTCACCACGCAGctcacctccgccgccgccgccgccgccgccgctctcagCCCCTCCCTTATCccccccgcctccgccgccgccgcgaacCTCCCGATCTgccgcatctcctcctcctctccgtccccctccccctcccccccctcGGGGATGGCGACGACGCGGAGGTCGGGGACCTGGTCGCAGCCGCCGCGGAGCGAGGCGAGGGAGCGCGCCGTGCCGAGGAAGGAGaacgtggcggcggcggcggcgccggagcgGGAGGAGGcgagggcgcgggcgagggcgaggagcgGCGCCGCGTGCGTGCCGAAGGGGAAGGCCACGAGCGCCACGTGGGGGCGGCGCCGGTCGTCGTCGGCGGAGGCCGAGCCCATTTTAGGGGGGAGGGTTgcaatttctagggttttgggcgcaggagaggaggaggaggaggtggtggtggtgttatAGTGTCTTCGAGTGGGCTCGCGACGCGCCGCCCATTTTTAGGGTTTGTGTTCTCGGACCGTTCGGTGCGCCTGCGCCTCACTTTAGCAACCAACTGCACGTGAAGTGAGCTACCTCCGACTccaacattaaattttaattccatTTATTATTAGTACGAAAGAAGTGTAGCAACGCTCCTGTATTAATaataattcat
This genomic window contains:
- the LOC109723959 gene encoding anthocyanidin 3-O-glucosyltransferase 7-like → MGSASADDDRRRPHVALVAFPFGTHAAPLLALARALASSRSGAAAAATFSFLGTARSLASLRGGCDQVPDLRVVAIPEGGEGEGDGEEEEMRQIGRFAAAAEAGGIREGLRAAAAAAAAEVSCVVSDAFVWAAGDAAEEIGAPWVPLWTGGPHSLATHLRGDLLRSTFGLGPQAMEDHGDDPLDFVPGLSGHHRVRDLPEGIIFGPLDDPIAVILSCMADRLLRRPPTAAALVLNTFLGFDPTADAAFASEFDHYLPVGPLHLLADPPHPLADPDPSNCLSWLDQHPPASAAYVGFGTVAMPPPAELAALAKGLELSRAPFVWSLKESAQELLPPGFSDRVRANGTGLVVSWAPQKAVLGHAVVGAFVSHCGWNSVLESVAAGVPMVCRPIFGDQRMNARAVESVWGIGVALRGGIAAEEVVAGALDVVLRGEEGRRMRERAREIKAKAAAATGVGGSSSENLKKLLKLVCG